The following proteins come from a genomic window of Bactrocera dorsalis isolate Fly_Bdor chromosome 6, ASM2337382v1, whole genome shotgun sequence:
- the LOC125779294 gene encoding uncharacterized protein LOC125779294 — protein sequence MEIRPFLCDNIDKALVRSEWERWFRSFSLYLQAEDISDVAKKKNKLLHLGGPQLQEVAFNIPGALVEGNEELNSFEVLVAKLDEYFSPKRNSTFERHLFRNLSPVEGENFNKYLLRLRHQVSKCEFGKTAAEINEICIKDKIIDSWAPVDLKKKLLEKEQSLKEIVETCQIYEQISKQSGSMFTKSADESVNRITTKLCGARQNNDECGRCGQKGHFGNDPKCPARSAQCNKCGLIGHFARKCRSKKRKSGYNRNSPKRKRTESYKVRNVGTNEEEEVNCFKISNDTGIDEKLVCGIGGCPISMVIDSGTRLNLVSESDWGILRKNKAVIFNEREDHTTQFKAYASNKVLDVLQVFEAPISVENKLEKIATFYVIKNGCQSLLGRNTAMQLGVLKVGLGVNSIEIAQPFPKMLGVKIKLSIDPTVKPVQQPMRRIPIALEEQVEEKIKQMIALDIIEPVSGPSSWISPIVIVYKEGGEMRLCIDMRRANHAVLRENHPLPTFEMFMAKLRGAKSFLGST from the coding sequence ATGGAGATTCGTCCATTTTTGTGCGATAATATCGATAAGGCCCTTGTTCGGTCAGAGTGGGAAAGGTGGTTTCGATCCTTCTCCTTATATCTTCAAGCCGAAGATATAAGTGATGTagcgaagaagaaaaataaattactgcACCTGGGGGGGCCCCAACTGCAGGAAGTAGCCTTTAACATTCCGGGTGCCTTAGTCGAGGGAAATGAAGAATTGAACTCTTTCGAAGTGTTGGTAGCCAAACTCGATGAATACTTCTCGCCAAAGCGTAATTCTACTTTTGAAAGACATCTTTTCCGAAATCTATCCCCTGTTGAGGGGGAAAACTTCAACAAATATTTGCTACGGCTCCGGCATCAAGTGTCGAAGTGCGAATTCGGCAAAACGGCCGCAGAAATAAATGAGATTTGCATCAAAGATAAGATAATAGACTCGTGGGCTCCAGTCGACTTGAAGAAAAAGCTCTTAGAGAAAGAACAGAGTTTAAAAGAGATAGTAGAAACCTGTCAAATCTATGAACAGATATCCAAACAATCGGGGTCCATGTTTACGAAGTCGGCCGACGAGTCTGTTAATCGAATTACTACAAAGTTATGCGGGGCAAGGCAAAACAACGATGAGTGTGGTAGATGTGGCCAGAAGGGACATTTTGGTAACGACCCAAAATGTCCGGCAAGGTCTGCGCAATGCAACAAATGCGGCTTGATTGGACATTTTGCTAGAAAATGTAGGTCAAAGAAACGAAAGAGCGGCTACAATCGAAATTCGCCCAAGAGAAAGCGCACAGAATCATACAAAGTGCGAAACGTAGGAACGAACGAAGAAGAAGAGGTAAATTGTTTCAAGATATCAAATGACACCGGGATAGACGAGAAGCTGGTATGTGGTATTGGTGGTTGCCCGATATCAATGGTAATTGATTCAGGCACGCGTCTCAACTTAGTAAGCGAAAGTGACTGGGGAATACTGCGTAAGAACAAGGCTGTGATATTCAATGAGCGGGAAGACCACACAACTCAATTTAAGGCGTATGCGTCAAATAAAGTTCTGGACGTACTTCAAGTTTTCGAAGCACCTATATCGGTAGAGAACAAATTGGAGAAAATCGCTACTTTCTACGTAATAAAGAATGGGTGTCAGTCCTTATTGGGGCGCAACACAGCTATGCAGCTGGGAGTTTTAAAAGTAGGCCTAGGGGTAAATAGCATAGAAATTGCACAACCTTTCCCAAAAATGCTAGGAGTTAAAATCAAATTATCAATCGACCCAACCGTAAAACCCGTACAACAGCCGATGCGTCGCATACCGATAGCCTTGGAAGAGCAGGTAGAGGAAAAGATTAAGCAAATGATTGCTCTCGACATTATCGAGCCGGTGTCAGGGCCCTCTTCATGGATATCTCCAATAGTCATTGTGTATAAGGAAGGGGGAGAGATGAGGTTATGTATAGATATGCGGCGAGCGAACCATGCAGTATTGCGTGAGAATCATCCGCTACCAACGTTTGAGATGTTCATGGCGAAGCTAAGAGGCGCCAAGTCCTTTCTAGGATCGACTTGA